The Pseudanabaena yagii GIHE-NHR1 genome segment TGGGCTTTGGGGGTGGACTTACCGATCGCACCATCAGCGATCGTGGCGGCTGAGGTAATCGCCGCTTTACTAACGGTCTTTCAGTCAGATCCAAAACTCGCGCAAACTAAGCTCAAGTTACTTTTGCAAAACAATTGCCTCAATTTATTATGTGAGACTCGCACTAGTCTTTTGCAGGCTGAAGTAGCTCTGCCCATGTTGAATACCTTACGCAAGGTCAAAGCATCAGAATATTTTCAGTCAGTCACCGTATCGAGTCGGATTCTGGGTCAAAAAAAGCCGAGTTGGTCATTTGAGATCGATTTATTAGCGATCGGCACGGCTGATTCCAATCCTGATATACAAGAGAATTTAGTAACAGAGTCCCCCGACCTCATCGCTAGTCAAAGCGAAGATGTTGAGCTGAGTCCTTGGCAGCGATTAATAGGCTATCTAGGCGATCGCTTTATGGCAGCTACCAAGATAGTTGGTCACACTTCCCCACAAATGCCTTCCGTCACTGTCTGTGTAGCGAGTATAGCGATCGGGATTGGGGCAACTGTAGCGATCGATCGCACCCTCAATCATTATGCTCAGCCCCAAGAGCAAACAAAGTTAGTCATCGCCGATTCTAAGATCAATCTGCAAGAAAATCCTCCAGATAAAGGCATTACCAACAAACCTGCGCTGAATTTTAATATCGCGTTATTTAATGAAAAATTGGCTTTGCTAGATTGGCAGATCACCAACAAAAAGCGATCGCCTGATGTGCTAATCGTCGGTAGTTCGAGAGCATTACGGGGCGTAGAACCAAACATTCTCGAAAAAGAATTAGTTAATAGAGGTTACAAGGGAGCCAGTGTTTTTAATCTGGGTATTGATGGGGCAACTGCCAAGGTCGTCAATTTGCAAGTCACCCAAATCCTTTCCCGTCCCCAACTTCCCCGCATGATTATTTGGGCAGATGGTCTCAGAGCTTTTAATAGCAGTCGTAGCGACATTACCTATGACGAAATCACCGCTTCCACAGGCTATAAGCAATTGCAGGAAACCTTAAAAAATAATGGGATCAATCCCGAACCACAGTCGCCCAATATTGCCACTAAACCCGAAAACCCTCTCAACCAAGTTTTTAATGGCATTTTTGCGACCACGGCAAACCGTCAAGAGGTGAGAACTTCTGTTGTCAAAGGCTTTGATCGCAATACCCATATGCTGAGCAACAGTGAAGCCTTGATTGCCGCAACAATGCCAAGTACAGCTACTGCCCTTGATTCCAAAGGATTTGTTGCCTTCGATGTCACTTTTGATCCCAAAACCTATTTCCAGAAATTTCCCCAAGTACCCGGGGACTACGATCTCGACTATCGCAATTTCGAGACCACTGGTTCCCAGTTTGATGCCTTTGCCAATGTCGTCGATTTTTGCCGCCGCAATAATATTGAGCTTTTGGTGGTGAATATGCCCTTACATAACACTTACCTTGATGCGATTCGCACCCGCTATGAAGCGACTTTTAACAGCAGAATGCAGGAACTTGCTCTGCGAGAAGGCTTTACCTATCTCGATATTTCCCAAGCAATCCAAAATCAAGCAGAACTTTTTTCTGATCCGAGTCACTTAAATCAAAAAGGTGCGATCGCGATCGCACAAATGCTCGTCCAGCATCCCAAAATCCGTTGGCAATCTCTCAGAAAACCATAGCAAACCCTCTCTACAAAATAGCAATCCTAAATGGTGCGCTTCCACAAACCCCAAAATCTACAAATGATTTAGGGCTGCTATATCTTGATGAGAAAACTCGATGTTTTGTAAAAACTATGAAACAGTTATGGTATTTTTGCCCCATATAGTTATGTAAAA includes the following:
- a CDS encoding D-alanyl-lipoteichoic acid biosynthesis protein DltD, with the translated sequence MSKITDQSPESDADLGRESAAAIALPESLSGLKFSHTKQKGDCLYIYSQDPEVGCATQILEAIAPSTQDLEGSVLFAEGIRRLKLHGKAWALGVDLPIAPSAIVAAEVIAALLTVFQSDPKLAQTKLKLLLQNNCLNLLCETRTSLLQAEVALPMLNTLRKVKASEYFQSVTVSSRILGQKKPSWSFEIDLLAIGTADSNPDIQENLVTESPDLIASQSEDVELSPWQRLIGYLGDRFMAATKIVGHTSPQMPSVTVCVASIAIGIGATVAIDRTLNHYAQPQEQTKLVIADSKINLQENPPDKGITNKPALNFNIALFNEKLALLDWQITNKKRSPDVLIVGSSRALRGVEPNILEKELVNRGYKGASVFNLGIDGATAKVVNLQVTQILSRPQLPRMIIWADGLRAFNSSRSDITYDEITASTGYKQLQETLKNNGINPEPQSPNIATKPENPLNQVFNGIFATTANRQEVRTSVVKGFDRNTHMLSNSEALIAATMPSTATALDSKGFVAFDVTFDPKTYFQKFPQVPGDYDLDYRNFETTGSQFDAFANVVDFCRRNNIELLVVNMPLHNTYLDAIRTRYEATFNSRMQELALREGFTYLDISQAIQNQAELFSDPSHLNQKGAIAIAQMLVQHPKIRWQSLRKP